In Podospora pseudopauciseta strain CBS 411.78 chromosome 2 map unlocalized CBS411.78m_2, whole genome shotgun sequence, the genomic stretch CCCGTCCATTTGGCGAGTATCGCTATATAACTCGTGTCCGCTCTCCAAAATGGTCTCGTttcccttttctctcttcacCCACTCGCTCTCTATCAGCCCTGACTTTTAAGTCAAGTACATTCGTTCTTCAACGACAgcgccttcaccaccaactcaccatcctctccaacgTACATACTTTCgagtatataatttaataccCCACAAATCAGTCAAAATGAAGTTCTCCACTGCCGTCcttgccctcgccgccggcgCCAACGCCTTCAAGAACGTCACCTACACCACCGAGGTCGTCACTGCCATCACCACCTACTGCCCCGAGCCCACCACTGTCGAGTATGGCGGCACCACCTACACCATCACTGAGGTACGATCTTCCATAGAGAGACGACCGGGAAAGAACCACTGGAGCTTTGTTTCAGAACTGGGACGCTTTCTGGGGAACAACCGAGCTCGATCTCGATCCACCGGTTTCAGAACATCACCGCTAACTCAACCTCACAGGCCACCACTCTGACCATCACCGACTGCCCTTGCACTGTCAAGAAGCCTGTCACTACCATCTCGTCAGTGATCTGCCACGACTGGTGCGTCCCTAACATCGAATTGGGATTCGCCATTCCTGTTGAACGTCCAATGCTAACATTTTCTCAAGTGCCCCTGTTTACCACAACAGCACCGTTGCCCCTggtcccaccaccacccccgttGGCACCATCGGCCAGCCCGCCCCCACCCAGCCTCCTCTCGCCACTGCTGGTGCCGGCAAGGCTGCTGCCCTCTCCGGCGGTGCCCTCGCTGGTGTCCTCGGCTTCGTTGCCCTTGCCCTCTAAGTTTTCTGCCTGTCATGACCACATTTTACCCGCTGCGGCTCTCGGGGCTTTGAGAGCTGTCAAGCTCCGGCCCTGGGAAGACCGGCTAGTAATACTTAATCAAGTCTTTTCATGATCTGGGATGGAacaaatttttttttaaaaggaTACCAATGGCAATGATGTTTTAAGGGAATACAAAGGGGAAGTTCGAGGGGATCTAGGATCCCGGGAAaaggatgatgggatgggatagAGTTGGAATACCCTCATGTGGTTGTGCAAGGGAAACATTTCGCTCCTACGGAGGACGGTTGTCACCTTGCCAAGTTGTTGAGTCTTCATTTTTCTGGCGGGTGTTTTGGAGATTGGTTTACCCCCTTTCCCCGAGCACAGTCGAGGTTTCTTGAAGCTCACAGCATCTTTTTGGAAAAGTGTTTCGGATCTTACGGACCAAAATATCAACGCTTTTCAGCCTcgcctcttctcttctgtgTTATTCTTTCCTACTTTCAATTGTGCTCTGCCTGTACATGCTTTTTCTATCAAGTTGTAAATGTTTGATGGGCACAATGATGGGTCTGCTGGGCGTGTTTATGGCTTCTGctttgagggagaggagggacaCAACAATATCTTTGTTTTCGTGGGTCATGTACATAGTTGTGTATCTTCTCTCTATTGCTCGAAGAGCTAGTTTTGGTCCGGTGGCCTATCCTTTGTACATTTCTCTCggttcctctttttttttgttgcaTTTGTGACGGGAGTTTTATGAGATACCATTGATACCTGATGTTTCTACTCGTATTGACTTGATCGATTGACTGAGGTTGGAACCTGGCGAAAAGAGAGACACGGGATCCCGGATTGGGAGTTCAACTCGATGTTGTTTCATTTGATATTTTGTGAACTTCAAGGCAGGGAGAAAGCTGGTTATGCAGGGTGTCACTGTATGCAGCACTGAATCATGATTCGAATCGTGCATTTTTCGGAAACCCTTCCCctgttatttttttttttttttttttttgtatttcctttttcccgCAGTTCCCGCCCCCGTGTTGCTGGAACCTGGATGCTGGGACGTGCCGGGTAAAGACATTGTGTTGGTGTTCCAGGTTCCCAATATCGCCTTTTCTTGCCCGCCGGATGGCCTCGGGGGTGCCAACCTTTCAAGACACAAAGTTCTCAATGGCGGTGACAGTGCAACGTTTCATCAACCATGAGGTAGGTTTCGCTGAGAACTGCCAACAGAGAAAAGTCATCAATGACCAATTCAAGTCTCCGGTCCTGAACCAAGCAGTTGCAGTGTGAAGTCCGAATCCTGTAATGCCACCATGATCAACCTCCACCGTTGAAGCTGTCGGCCGTTGACCGCTGCTACCTTGCCACGATTCTGTCGTTCTCAGAATAGGAATGATCATCCCTCTTTTTATTCTAGAATCTCAATGCAGTTCATTACATTTCATAACCATAATCATATCGAAAGGTTTTCGTCTATTTCCATCGTCATGTTCCTTCCTAATAAAAATCCCTAGAACAGCTCACCAGGGAAACAATCTCACTCTCTTCAAAAGAGCCGGCGGCACAGCCATCACCTCACCACATCACAACAGCAGTAACCAATGCAAACAATTTCCGCCTGACTCTGCATGAATTGATAGCGTGAGAGAAAAGACGAGATGAGCGTTCTTAGCGCCCAGACCGTCACGAACCAAGCAGATTACGAATGATACGGAGTGAATTAGGAGATGATAATAGCTGCACGCCCTAATCTTAGGGGGGGTGTGGAAGAAGGAATGGTAAGCGAGATTTGATTGTTCTGTGCTCACGCACCAGGAGAAAGTCCGGGCACTTGGACTGTGCAGGTGAAGAGGGGAAATGGAAATATGAAAATAATGAGAGATGATGGATTGGAGAGCAAAAGGTAAGGTTTGCGGTGCTTCGTAAGAGAGATAAGATATGATGACAGGAAGGTCGTTGATAAGACGGAAGAAAAGCCTCGGTTGGTTTTATGCAGTGCATAAACTTCACACCAAACACATCCCAAACCACTGACTTTGGTGTAAGACAACTGGCTCTTTTCCCCGCCGTTATCAACCGCCAAACAGTTCAACGACTCTCTTAAACATGAAGAAAAGATCGCCCCCCCAAAACGGCAGCCATGATGATTTGGCGGCGTTGAACAAATTGCCAGTGATCATCGGGTGAGCCACTCGAAGCACATGTTTTTTAAAGTTCAGACCGTCGGCCAGTGGCCAGCCAAGATTTCCTTCCCCATGGGGAACAACGGTCGAGAGCGGGTATCAAAACGCGGGGAAGCGGAGTCTTTGACTTACACGATCCTCACATCATTCACGATCGAACAACAAAGCAACCAGTTCCATCTTTCCGTGAGATCCAAGGCACTCGGTATTGTCGAGAAAGTTATCTGGTGATTTTAGCAATGCCATGTAGTTAGGTTGGGTAGCACCAGCTTAGAAAAGGGACAGGGCGACCAATGGTTCATCGCCTATAGTTGGGGTCCATTGATTGCCCCGCGCGGCCGATCCCCTTCCCCGGGAGGAAGGGCACGATAGAGGTTGGGAACTGCATGGCACCTTCATTGTTCGGGAGTCGGGGCAACGGATTATATGCGGGGGAGAACGTGCAGCACCGCGGTTACAACTCTCTtaccttcaccaccagcttTTGGATATAGAGTTCTTCCATCATATATTTCTATATCATCATATGTTTCAACATACTTTTACATTTTTATTGTACCACTACTTGTATTTGTGCTCCTCCGATATTTGGTATCTTGTTCCTGTCACCTGTGACATCATCTCATCACACCGCCGACCTCACTCGCCTCGCTCCATCTCAGTATCAAGACAACAAAAATGACCAAAgaccacccccaaaaccacacCCAAACacactccctcacctcccccgaaACCTTCTGGTCTCACCAAGCCGATCAACTTCATTGGCACAAGAAACCCGCCACCGTCCTCCAAAAGACAATCAAACAACTCCCTTCTGGTATCTCTCACGACCACTGGGCCTGGTTCCCTGACGGCGAGATCTCCACATGCTACAACTGCATCGATCGTCACGTCCTTGCTGGCAGGGGGGATGTTCCTGCCATCTTGTATGACAGCCCGGTCACGAACAAGAAGGAGACATACACCTATGCCAGGTTACTCGACGAGGTGGAGATCTTTGCGGGTGTGctgagagaggagggggtgaagaagggggatgtggtgCTTGTTTATAGTAAGTATCCAATTCTCTCTTTCGAGGGCAGGATTGATGCTGACAAAGACTGTAGTGCCCATGATACCCGCTGCCCTGATCGGGATTCTAGCTATCAATCGTCTTGGTGCGATCCATGCCGTTGTGTTTGGCGGTTTTGCTTCTGGGGCACTGGCCCAAAGAATTGAGGCTTCGAAGCCGGTTGCTATCCTGACTGCTTCTTGCGGGATAGAGGGGAATAAGGGGCCGATTGGGTACCAGGgttttgtggaggaggcgatgaAGATTTCGAGTTGGAGGCCGCCAAAGACTATTATTTGGTAAGTCTCAAGTCGGACTCTGGCATTTCACAGCTGACAATAACACAGGCAAAGAGACGAGCTGCCATGGCGACCCATTGATAGAGCGAATGGCCAACGAAAATGGCAGGCCCTGGACAAGAGCTGCCGTGCTAGAGGTTGGCGAGCGGCGTGTGTTCCTGTCAAGTCGACAGATGGCGTCTACATCATCTACACCAGTGGCACGACGGGTCTGCCAAAGGGTGTGCTGAGAGAAGCTGGCGGCCATGCCGTCGGTCTGCACCTGATGATCTCGTATCTCTTTGGTGTCCATGGTCCTGGTGATGTGGTATGTACTCTGTGTCTTTGACATCCTTCATGGCTTACTGACACGCATCAGATGGGATGCTACAGCGATATTGGCTGGGTCGTCTCTCACAGCTATACTTTATACGGCCCCCTCTTGACCGGCGCTGCAACCGTCTTATATGAGGGCAAGCCAGTCGGCACCCCTGATGCTTCGGCCTTCTGGCGTCTGGCCGAAGAGTACAAGATCAACACCATGTTCACTGCCCCCACGGCCCTCCGCGCAATCCGCAAAGAAGATCCGGATAACATCCATTTCTCTCGCGTTGGTGAGCGCGGAGGTCTCAGGAACCTTCGAGCACTATTCCTGGCCGGCGAAAGATCAGaaccatccatcatcaccatgtaTCAGGACCTGCTAGCCAAACATGCTGCACCTGGCGCACTGGTGATCGACAACTGGTGGTCATCCGAATCCGGCTCCCCCATCTCGGGCATCGCTCTCGTGCCCCATGCAGGTCATGACAGAACCAACCCcacctcctctgcctcacacCCACCGCTGAAGATAAAACCTGGTTCGGCAGGCAAAGCAATGCCTGGATTTGATGTCCGCGTCGTGTCTGACTCTGGTGAACCTCTATCACCAAACACCATGGGCAATATTGTTCTAGGCCTCCCACTTGCCCCTACTGCCTTCAGGACACTGTGGGGAGATGAGGAAAGGTTCTACAAGGGTTACCTCAAACGCTTCGACGGGAAGTACATCGACACCGGTGACGCAGGTGTcattgatgaggatggctACATCCATATCATGGCACGCTCAGACGACATCATCAATGTGGCTGCTCATCGGTTGTCCACTGGCCAACTGGAGCAAGctatcaccacccaccctgACGTCACGGAAGCATGTGTGGTTGGCATCCCTGACGCACTGAAGGGGCAGATGCCGTTTGCTTTCATCAGCACTTCCCACGGAGCGGCAACTacaaaagagaagaaggagaaacTGTTTCAGGAGATACAGACCCTGGTCAGGAAGCAAGTGGGTGCTATTGCgagtttgggggggatgattGAGGGTAAGGGGATGATTCCCAAGACGAGGTCAGGGAAGACgctgaggagggtgttgaaggagTTATTGGAGAATGCGGTGCATGGGGAGGTGGACAAGGAGTTGAATGTTCCCAGTACGGTGGAGGAtatgggggttgtggaggtggctagggggaaggtgagggagtACTTTGTggagttggagaggaaggggaagtggCATGCGAGCattgaggggagggagaaggcgaAGCTTTAAGGGAGTATCCTGCGGTGAGGATCGGTGCGATGATGAGAGTGGAGAGTGATGTTATGATATTTACCACGAGGCATGTTAGGCACTTTGTTGAAAATATAGTGGAGTTCCAAGCTGTGAGGGCCACGGTCCTTGGTCGTCATCCACTGactctccttcttcatcaaTCTGCTAGTaagccacctccaccagcgCAATTACAAGACGTTAAGGCAGAGCCCTAATTAACTTCATCCGGACAGCTCGCAAATCAAAGTTATAATCTAAATTTACTCAATCTTTTATATCCTCAACATCACGGGTTCAGAAATACCCTGTTTTCACCAAGGGACAGGAATACCGCGCCCGCGCGTATCTGACCATACCTTCAGTAAGGGAGCGGTACTTAAGATCCATCGACATCTACCACCGGGACCGTTTGGTATGGTGAACAATGTTGGCTACAAACTTCCGGAGAAGAGACGCGtgtggagggcgaggatAAAAAAGGTCATGATGCAGTGAGCGGAAGCTAGGAATGTAGGACTTGATATTGCCTTTGTATCAGTGCACTATCTCAACTTTTAAGGGGCATGACGGGATGTTATAAATACGATATTGCACACTATAATGTAGAATGTAAGGTCATGAAAGATAGTAATAACTACTCTGGGCTATCTTGAAATGCCTTTTGACTCTTTTCAATTGTCTCTTGACTATATTTGTAGGGATAGTAGCTATTTTTGGAGGCCTATAGACCATCAAAGATGGTCTATAAAGTATCTTTGAAGGTCTGTAGAGTATCTTTGAAGGCCCATGGATTGCCTTTTAGGGCCTGTCAGGCGCTGTTGTCAAAGATGGTAATCACCATTCTTTTATCATCAACGCCTACCTTAATAACACTTACGTCTCTCACTTTAGGTATGTGGCCACTGGTAAGGTTAACATCACACGGCTACACCAGGGGCCAGCCATACCCCTTCTCTGAAGGGGTTTTCACCAAAGTCACACTCCAAGTCGTTCCTCGCCGTTTCTTTTCAACCACCGGCAGGCAACCTACCTCACTACCTACAAGTCAACCGTCACCAGTCAAAGGCTAACCACCAGTCAAGCAGGTAAGTAACAAAGCTGTGCACCAGATTTTGCCTTTCATCTCGATATTGTCAgctcacacacacacacacacacacacacacacacacacacacacaaacacactAACACAAACACACAAGATCTTGGCACACTTCCAGCGACAGTAGCCACCACAGTCCCTCATCCGGACGACGGACaaaacagcagcagtagcacGCTTGTGACTTTGGGGCGAGGTAGCATTTTTGCACTTCTTTTTCGGCCCGGATCTGCGTTGTGCTACACCCAGCGTCTAGATCTCGGAAGCCCCCAGTGTGTATGTGTGCGCGTGTGTTCATGTCCACGTTTCGCGCGCGTCATCGATGCGGGTGGGTGGTATGTCAATCTTGAAGAAAATCATGATCTGACTTGTTATTATTTtagagagaaaaaaatatcaACAATAGTTTGAGAGAAAATGGTTGGGCATCAAGACACGCCGCGGGAAGCCGCGCCTTTCTCCCCGGGCTGTTCCCTGCAGACAAGACAGGAGGGAAGAGAATCAAAACTtgatatgtgtgtgtgtgtgtgtgttcaAGTCCACGGCGTCTACCTATATCACCACGCTAGTCTTGCTCAACAAGCTGCTAATGCATGATCTACCTGACCACGCATACACACAGGAAACTGCACAGTGGTGTTCCCGGTTGCGGCAGTGGAgggtgtgtatgtgtgtgtgcgagagagagagagagaggtgtcTAGTACGGTGGTATGACAGCCAGACCACCAGATGGGAGTTACACCAAAGGGACGGATCATGTCCGGGAATGGGGGGCGGGGAGTCTGGACTCGAGAAGCAAAGCAAAACACCTCTCTGCTTTTTGTTCAGCTAATCctcttttgtctctttttttttcaccAAGTCTTGTCATAGTAGTAGCTGAGAGCTGTCTagtacacacacacccctATTCCTACCCCTATGATCTCTTCCACCTGCCCCCGCCCAAAGAGAAAATTGGCCACCCGGACACCCGACTCGATATTAAACTCGTCTTTTTACCGCCCCGAAACCACGTAAGatccacccccttttcctcctccaatcCCCCCATCACGAGGCTTGGCGCCGCTGGTGGAAGGGAGAAACTGACGAGTTCGTTTTGTACGACACGGGGCAAAGAACCTGGCGATGATGGACCGATAATCTACCAATCCTTCTGTAGCACCAAACCCTTACCTCAGCTAAAAGAACTTCATTGGAAGAGATCGATCCTGCGGaagggaggtgagggtgggggggagggcaaAGAAACACTGGTTTGGTCAAacaggaaagaaagagatacACAGAAGTGACGGAAGGGTATACGGTGGTGGTAAAAAGAAGCTAGGAAATCGAGTGAGACATTCCACACCACTCCGTATACACAGTGACACACGgtaagaagaaaagaaaaaagaaaaaggtggCTTGTGATGAGACAGCCCGTTGTTCCGTTTTCTCCGAcgatttcttcttctggagGCTTTTCTGATGGTGGTAAAACGGACACAAGGCGCTGTCCGACAGATGGATTTGTTTCGGTGTTCTTTTCCTTCCATCGTGTGCCCTTTGTGTGCGAGATCTgagaacaaaaagaacgGGACATCGGGACACAGAGGTGACGTGAGAGACTGGCTGGTTATGGAGATAGCCGGTGTACTAAATAGACATTTACGTGGCCT encodes the following:
- a CDS encoding uncharacterized protein (EggNog:ENOG503NYF6; COG:I); translated protein: MTKDHPQNHTQTHSLTSPETFWSHQADQLHWHKKPATVLQKTIKQLPSGISHDHWAWFPDGEISTCYNCIDRHVLAGRGDVPAILYDSPVTNKKETYTYARLLDEVEIFAGVLREEGVKKGDVVLVYMPMIPAALIGILAINRLGAIHAVVFGGFASGALAQRIEASKPVAILTASCGIEGNKGPIGYQGFVEEAMKISSWRPPKTIIWQRDELPWRPIDRANGQRKWQALDKSCRARGWRAACVPVKSTDGVYIIYTSGTTGLPKGVLREAGGHAVGLHLMISYLFGVHGPGDVMGCYSDIGWVVSHSYTLYGPLLTGAATVLYEGKPVGTPDASAFWRLAEEYKINTMFTAPTALRAIRKEDPDNIHFSRVGERGGLRNLRALFLAGERSEPSIITMYQDLLAKHAAPGALVIDNWWSSESGSPISGIALVPHAGHDRTNPTSSASHPPLKIKPGSAGKAMPGFDVRVVSDSGEPLSPNTMGNIVLGLPLAPTAFRTLWGDEERFYKGYLKRFDGKYIDTGDAGVIDEDGYIHIMARSDDIINVAAHRLSTGQLEQAITTHPDVTEACVVGIPDALKGQMPFAFISTSHGAATTKEKKEKLFQEIQTLVRKQVGAIASLGGMIEGKGMIPKTRSGKTLRRVLKELLENAVHGEVDKELNVPSTVEDMGVVEVARGKVREYFVELERKGKWHASIEGREKAKL
- the CCG6 gene encoding clock-controlled protein 6 (COG:S; EggNog:ENOG503P7AR), producing MKFSTAVLALAAGANAFKNVTYTTEVVTAITTYCPEPTTVEYGGTTYTITEATTLTITDCPCTVKKPVTTISSVICHDCAPVYHNSTVAPGPTTTPVGTIGQPAPTQPPLATAGAGKAAALSGGALAGVLGFVALAL